A single window of Bombyx mori chromosome 9, ASM3026992v2 DNA harbors:
- the LOC101745995 gene encoding fasciclin-1 isoform X2, with product MGPCILLLVMCVGLVVADRKMTVAEKLKEDADLSQFLALLERNVVANTSLHYRQMTLFAPTNEAFQRYMGEMDDNLVLYHISNLATTLTNLDYAISSELDGNPPLWVTRRHDAMHDDIYVNNAKVFISRSYQSVNRNNKRQVLHVIDQVLQPLQPHGPGSVSSPVYSPNAYQFLEHSDVFNIGQHRLRSFRQKVNQLQKSKVFNAEGRHTFFIPVDEGFEPAARSDLIDEKVIDGHVIPHHVLFTHATPDAKEFETLAFGDNVKVIVSFSTTMNGKEEITYVKSNTVAGDAKHSRGVVLADIVRANIPVKNGVVHLIQRPLMVVDTTIINFLKEKEDGPLCKFYEVLMDLGPNNQFYTELTLAKDITLFAPSNEAWAELSVQNIIRNHQKLKEILNLHLVRERLPMDAIIHNNMNQIYQAPTALPRKYLYFNILTRGQNQTLTVEGGGVNATVIQPNIAATNGFVHIIDRVLGVPYTTVFEKLKADPMLNITYNLGKRQMFNHQLNDMEHRYTYFVPRDHAWLKFQIRHPSAYKALFREDFGYFTKQILERHVIRAGRAYTVSDLKLLANETHPFVLPTSRDPLRLRVKESDKNYYVEWNGHWIHVFRPDVECTNGIIHVIDEPFVLESDIRATGASERLNLPFLVPVLSASYFLAKLFEN from the exons TTCTTGGCGCTGTTGGAGCGGAACGTAGTGGCCAATACCAGTCTTCACTACAGACAGATGACCCTGTTCGCGCCAACAAACGAAGCTTTCCAAAGATACATGGGTGAAATGGACGATAACCTCGTCCTGTACCATATAT CAAACCTGGCAACCACGCTGACAAACTTGGATTATGCTATTTCTTCGGAATTAGATGGTAATCCTCCATTATGGGTGACTAGGCGTCACGATGCCATGCACGACGACATCTATGTAAACAACGCTAAAGTGTTTATTTCAAGATCATATCAATCGGTTAATCGAAACAATAAAAGACAA GTACTCCATGTGATAGATCAAGTTCTGCAGCCACTTCAGCCTCATGGTCCTGGCTCCGTCAGCTCTCCAGTCTATAGCCCTAATGCATATCAGTTTTTAGAACACTCTGATGTCTTCAATATTGGACAGCATCGCCTAAG gtcTTTCCGTCAAAAAGTGAACCAGCTACAAAAAAGCAAAGTATTTAACGCGGAGGGCCGGCATACATTCTTCATTCCAGTTGACGAAGGATTCGAG CCTGCAGCTAGGTCTGACCTGATAGATGAGAAAGTAATAGACGGTCACGTTATTCCTCACCATGTTCTATTCACGCACGCAACCCCCGACGCCAAAGAGTTTGAAACCTTGGCATTTGGAGACAATGTTAAGGTCATTGTGTCGTTCAGTACAACCATGAACGGTAAAGAGGAAATCA CTTACGTTAAATCGAATACTGTGGCTGGCGACGCGAAGCATAGCCGCGGTGTTGTATTAGCCGACATTGTCCGAGCGAATATTCCGGTGAAAAATGGTGTAGTGCATCTAATCCAAAGGCCGCTGATGGTCGTAGACACGACTATCATCAACTTCTTGAAg GAAAAAGAGGATGGTCCACTATGTAAATTCTACGAAGTGCTTATGGATTTGGGACCCAACAATCAATTTTACACCGAACTCACTTTGGCTAAAGATATTACTCTGTTCGCTCCTTCAAACGAAGCATGGGCTGAACTTAGTGTTCAAAATATTATTAG AAACCATCAGAAgctaaaagaaatattaaatttgcatCTAGTACGCGAGCGACTTCCTATGGACGCCATAATCCACAACAACATGAATCAG ATCTACCAAGCTCCAACGGCGCTTCCACGCAAATACTTATACTTCAATATTTTGACGCGTGGACAAAATCAAACGCTGACAGTGGAAGGTGGTGGTGTTAATGCGACAGTGATCCAACCAAATATCGCAGCAACCAATGGATTCGTACACATTATTGACCGAGTTCTCGGAGTACCTTATACTACTGTGTTTGAAAAACTAAAGGCCGACCCCATGCTTAA TATCACCTACAACCTCGGCAAGAGACAAATGTTCAATCATCAGTTAAATGATATGGAACATCGCTATACATATTTCGTGCCGCGGGACCACGCCTGGTTGAAATTCCAAATTCGGCACCCTTCTGCGTACAAAGCCCTTTTCAGAGAAGACTTCGGTTATTTC accAAGCAAATATTAGAGCGTCATGTGATTAGGGCGGGACGTGCTTACACTGTATCCGATTTAAAACTGCTCGCGAATGAAACGCATCCGTTTGTTCTACCGACCTCCCGCGATCCGCTCAGGTTGCGTGTGAAGGAATCTGATAAAA ATTATTACGTCGAATGGAACGGCCACTGGATCCATGTCTTCAGACCAGATGTCGAATGCACTAATGGTATTATTCATGTCATCGACGAGCCATTCGTTTTGGAGAGCGACATCCGAGCCACAGGCGCATCTGAACGTTTAAATCTACCATTTCTCGTTCCAGTTTTGTCAGCTTCGTATTTTTTGGCTAAGCTTTTCGAGAACTaa
- the LOC101745995 gene encoding fasciclin-1 isoform X1: MGPCILLLVMCVGLVVADRKMTVAEKLKEDADLSQFLALLERNVVANTSLHYRQMTLFAPTNEAFQRYMGEMDDNLVLYHISNLATTLTNLDYAISSELDGNPPLWVTRRHDAMHDDIYVNNAKVFISRSYQSVNRNNKRQVLHVIDQVLQPLQPHGPGSVSSPVYSPNAYQFLEHSDVFNIGQHRLRSFRQKVNQLQKSKVFNAEGRHTFFIPVDEGFEPAARSDLIDEKVIDGHVIPHHVLFTHATPDAKEFETLAFGDNVKVIVSFSTTMNGKEEITYVKSNTVAGDAKHSRGVVLADIVRANIPVKNGVVHLIQRPLMVVDTTIINFLKEKEDGPLCKFYEVLMDLGPNNQFYTELTLAKDITLFAPSNEAWAELSVQNIIRNHQKLKEILNLHLVRERLPMDAIIHNNMNQLPGTIYQAPTALPRKYLYFNILTRGQNQTLTVEGGGVNATVIQPNIAATNGFVHIIDRVLGVPYTTVFEKLKADPMLNITYNLGKRQMFNHQLNDMEHRYTYFVPRDHAWLKFQIRHPSAYKALFREDFGYFTKQILERHVIRAGRAYTVSDLKLLANETHPFVLPTSRDPLRLRVKESDKNYYVEWNGHWIHVFRPDVECTNGIIHVIDEPFVLESDIRATGASERLNLPFLVPVLSASYFLAKLFEN, from the exons TTCTTGGCGCTGTTGGAGCGGAACGTAGTGGCCAATACCAGTCTTCACTACAGACAGATGACCCTGTTCGCGCCAACAAACGAAGCTTTCCAAAGATACATGGGTGAAATGGACGATAACCTCGTCCTGTACCATATAT CAAACCTGGCAACCACGCTGACAAACTTGGATTATGCTATTTCTTCGGAATTAGATGGTAATCCTCCATTATGGGTGACTAGGCGTCACGATGCCATGCACGACGACATCTATGTAAACAACGCTAAAGTGTTTATTTCAAGATCATATCAATCGGTTAATCGAAACAATAAAAGACAA GTACTCCATGTGATAGATCAAGTTCTGCAGCCACTTCAGCCTCATGGTCCTGGCTCCGTCAGCTCTCCAGTCTATAGCCCTAATGCATATCAGTTTTTAGAACACTCTGATGTCTTCAATATTGGACAGCATCGCCTAAG gtcTTTCCGTCAAAAAGTGAACCAGCTACAAAAAAGCAAAGTATTTAACGCGGAGGGCCGGCATACATTCTTCATTCCAGTTGACGAAGGATTCGAG CCTGCAGCTAGGTCTGACCTGATAGATGAGAAAGTAATAGACGGTCACGTTATTCCTCACCATGTTCTATTCACGCACGCAACCCCCGACGCCAAAGAGTTTGAAACCTTGGCATTTGGAGACAATGTTAAGGTCATTGTGTCGTTCAGTACAACCATGAACGGTAAAGAGGAAATCA CTTACGTTAAATCGAATACTGTGGCTGGCGACGCGAAGCATAGCCGCGGTGTTGTATTAGCCGACATTGTCCGAGCGAATATTCCGGTGAAAAATGGTGTAGTGCATCTAATCCAAAGGCCGCTGATGGTCGTAGACACGACTATCATCAACTTCTTGAAg GAAAAAGAGGATGGTCCACTATGTAAATTCTACGAAGTGCTTATGGATTTGGGACCCAACAATCAATTTTACACCGAACTCACTTTGGCTAAAGATATTACTCTGTTCGCTCCTTCAAACGAAGCATGGGCTGAACTTAGTGTTCAAAATATTATTAG AAACCATCAGAAgctaaaagaaatattaaatttgcatCTAGTACGCGAGCGACTTCCTATGGACGCCATAATCCACAACAACATGAATCAG CTCCCCGGAACT ATCTACCAAGCTCCAACGGCGCTTCCACGCAAATACTTATACTTCAATATTTTGACGCGTGGACAAAATCAAACGCTGACAGTGGAAGGTGGTGGTGTTAATGCGACAGTGATCCAACCAAATATCGCAGCAACCAATGGATTCGTACACATTATTGACCGAGTTCTCGGAGTACCTTATACTACTGTGTTTGAAAAACTAAAGGCCGACCCCATGCTTAA TATCACCTACAACCTCGGCAAGAGACAAATGTTCAATCATCAGTTAAATGATATGGAACATCGCTATACATATTTCGTGCCGCGGGACCACGCCTGGTTGAAATTCCAAATTCGGCACCCTTCTGCGTACAAAGCCCTTTTCAGAGAAGACTTCGGTTATTTC accAAGCAAATATTAGAGCGTCATGTGATTAGGGCGGGACGTGCTTACACTGTATCCGATTTAAAACTGCTCGCGAATGAAACGCATCCGTTTGTTCTACCGACCTCCCGCGATCCGCTCAGGTTGCGTGTGAAGGAATCTGATAAAA ATTATTACGTCGAATGGAACGGCCACTGGATCCATGTCTTCAGACCAGATGTCGAATGCACTAATGGTATTATTCATGTCATCGACGAGCCATTCGTTTTGGAGAGCGACATCCGAGCCACAGGCGCATCTGAACGTTTAAATCTACCATTTCTCGTTCCAGTTTTGTCAGCTTCGTATTTTTTGGCTAAGCTTTTCGAGAACTaa